The Astyanax mexicanus isolate ESR-SI-001 chromosome 7, AstMex3_surface, whole genome shotgun sequence genome has a window encoding:
- the zdhhc5a gene encoding palmitoyltransferase ZDHHC5-A, with amino-acid sequence MPSSSKSGGVSGPASPPHPTLPSRPLRPSRYVPVSAATAFLVGATTLFFCFTCPWLSEEFSVAVPIYNGIMFLFVLANFCMATFMDPGIFPRAEEDEDKEDDFRAPLYKTVEIRGIQVRMKWCSTCRFYRPPRCSHCSVCDNCVEDFDHHCPWVNNCIGRRNYRYFFLFLLSLTAHIMGVFGFGLLFILYHRQHLDRVHSAVTMAVMCVAGLFFIPVAGLTGFHIVLVARGRTTNEQVTGKFRGGVNPFTNGCWRNVSRVLCSSQAPRYLGRKRRAQTVSVQPPFLRPQLSEAQLAAKVLDNGIQGDLHRSKSSLEMMESQSADAEPPPPPKPELRYPGLSRGSSGHSEESSLLNKAPPTPTMYKYRPTYSSPGKNHTALTHAYANQMSRGDSLKESSSSLLQSSQQPGYRSEPSLDGREGGGGERGGAERPTVGQGGPPGPGIPGYSLGGRSYPSFSDPTVLSGGGSRSSSVRSTHNAPPSDATTSTSYKSLANQTPPPAPRNGSLSYDSLLTPSESPDFESAAPELSPGRARTPVLGYSSPFLSAQIVQQREAELHQSSASSSALLASPHRTAYLRGSPASPPLPPERERERLLHDAQPHHHHHHHHHHHRPPRFARPPLLSDSGLSQPSYPYRTRSTDAPLPPTTHPPRSPHPPPLGKSLSYSSAAAAEMQYRLVRKASASVGGVGIQAPKDEIQMRSYSRTNGQPRSSLPQSPTSTPSSPSHPVSVSTRPGQAYPSAGSSQSPAHKPGGGVKKVTGVGGTTYEISV; translated from the exons ATGCCAAGCAGCAGTAAGAGTGGGGGTGTGTCTGGCCCCGCCTCCCCGCCCCATCCCACACTTCCATCCCGCCCCCTCCGTCCCAGTCGCTATGTTCCTGTGTCTGCGGCGACAGCCTTCCTCGTGGGAGCAACCACGCTCTTCTTCTGCTTCAC GTGCCCATGGCTTTCAGAGGAGTTTTCAGTTGCTGTGCCAATATACAATGGCATCATGTTCCTTTTTGTTCTGGCCAACTTTTGCATGGCCACTTTCATGGATCCTGGCATCTTCCCTCGAG CGGAGGAAGATGAGGATAAGGAGGATGATTTCCGAGCTCCACTCTATAAGACAGTGGAGATCCGGGGGATACAGGTGCGCATGAAGTGGTGCTCCACCTGTCGGTTCTATAGGCCGCCTCGCTGCTCACACTGCTCAGTGTGTGACAACTGTGTGGAG GATTTTGATCATCACTGCCCGTGGGTGAATAACTGTATAGGCAGGAGAAACTACCGCTATTTCTTCCTGTTCCTGCTCTCTCTGACTGCTCACATCATGGGGGTCTTTGGGTTTGGCCTGCTCTTCATCCTCTACCACAGACAGCACCTCGACAGAGTACACTCCGCTGTCAC TATGGCGGTTATGTGCGTTGCTGGACTTTTCTTTATCCCAGTAGCAGGCCTGACGGGGTTCCACATTGTACTGGTGGCAAGAGGCAGGACCACTAATGAACAG gtGACGGGGAAATTCAGAGGAGGAGTGAACCCTTTCACTAACGGCTGCTGGAGAAACGTATCGCGTGTTCTCTGCAGCTCACAGGCACCCAG GTACCTGGGTAGGAAGCGGAGGGCTCAGACAGTGTCAGTGCAGCCCCCCTTCCTACGGCCACAGCTCTCCGAGGCACAGCTGGCAGCCAAGGTGCTCGACAACGGTATCCAAGGAGATCTGCACCGG TCTAAGAGTAGTTTAGAGATGATGGAGAGTCAGTCGGCTGATGCTGAACCGCCTCCTCCTCCTAAACCAGAGCTCAGATACCCCGGTCTCTCGCGAGGATCCAGTGGACACTCTGAAG AGAGCAGCCTGTTAAATAAAGCTCCACCAACACCTACCATGTACAAATACAGACCTACCTACAGCAGCCCAGGGAAGAACCACACCGCGCTAACACACGCCTATGCCAACCAG aTGAGTCGTGGGGACAGTCTGAAGGagtcctcctcctctctcctccagTCCAGCCAGCAGCCAGGCTACCGCTCTGAGCCCAGTCTGGATGGCCGTGAGGGGGGAGGAGGAGAGCGCGGGGGTGCTGAGCGACCCACAGTGGGCCAGGGTGGGCCTCCGGGCCCCGGGATCCCTGGCTACTCTCTCGGGGGACGCTCTTACCCCTCCTTCTCAGACCCCACTGTGCTCTCTGGAGGTGGCTCGCGTTCCTCCAGCGTTCGCTCCACCCACAACGCGCCACCATCAGAcgccaccacctccaccagctaCAAAAGTTTAGCCAATCAGACGCCTCCTCCAGCCCCTCGTAATGGCAGCTTGTCGTACGACAGTCTGCTCACGCCTTCTGAAAGCCCTGATTTTGAGTCTGCAGCGCCTGAGCTCTCTCCCGGGCGAGCGCGCACACCTGTGCTCGGCTACAGCTCCCCATTCCTGTCTGCGCAAATTGTTCAGCAGCGGGAGGCGGAGCTGCACCAGTCTTCTGCCTCTAGCTCCGCCCTGCTTGCTTCACCGCACCGCACTGCCTATCTACGTGGCTCTCCCGCCTCCCCGCCCCTTCCACCCGAAAGAGAGCGCGAGAGGCTGCTCCATGATGCCCAGcctcatcatcaccaccatcaccaccatcaccaccaccggCCTCCGCGCTTTGCCCGCCCTCCGCTCCTGTCTGACTCAGGATTGTCGCAGCCCTCGTACCCGTACCGCACTCGTTCCACGGACGCTCCTCTCCCCCCAACCACCCATCCGCCCCGCTCACCCCACCCTCCTCCTTTAGGCAAGTCTCTGTCCTACTCCAGCGCCGCAGCCGCTGAGATGCAGTACCGCCTGGTCCGCAAGGCCTCCGCTTCAGTCGGGGGAGTGGGCATCCAGGCGCCCAA GGACGAGATTCAGATGAGATCCTATAGTCGGACGAACGGGCAGCCCAGATCTTCTCTCCCTCAGTCTCCTACTTCTACCCCGTCTTCTCCTTCTCATCCAGTCAGTGTCTCCACCCGCCCAGGACAGGCCTATCCCAGTGCTGGTTCTTCacagagccccgcccacaagCCTGGAGGTGGGGTGAAGAAGGTGACGGGCGTCGGAGGGACCACTTACGAGATATCGGTCTGA